One segment of Cololabis saira isolate AMF1-May2022 chromosome 9, fColSai1.1, whole genome shotgun sequence DNA contains the following:
- the spring1 gene encoding SREBP regulating gene protein isoform X2, with product MMVLRRLLRKRWVLGVVFGLSLIYFLTNTLKQEERPIRDRTLLEVRDSDHRIPWKVRFNLGNSSRQINQCRNSIQGKTLLTDELGYVCERKDLLVNGCCNVNALSTRQYICKSCLANGCCSIYEYCVSCCLQPDKQPLLERFLNRAAEGFQNLFTAVEDHFELCLAKCRTSSQSVQHENTYRNPQAKYCYGESPPELLPV from the exons ATGATGGTGCTGCGCAGGCTGCTGAGGAAGCGCTGGGTGCTCGGGGTCGTGTTCGGGCTGTCGCTCATCTACTTCCTCACCAACACACTCAAACAG GAGGAGCGACCCATACGGGATCGCACACTTTTAGAAGTTAGAGATTCAGACCACCGCATCCCCTGGAAAGTTCGATTCAACCTGGGCAACAGCAGTCGACAGATCAATCAGTGCAGAAACTCCATCCAGGGCAAGACTCTCCTCACAGACGAACTTG GTTATGTCTGTGAGAGGAAAGACTTGCTGGTTAACGGCTGCTGTAACGTCAACGCTCTCAGCACCAGACAGTACATTTGTAAAAGCTGCCTGGCCAACGGCTGCTGTAGTATCTACGAGTATTGCGTGTCCTGCTGCCTGCAGCCTGATAAG CAACCTCTCCTTGAGCGTTTCCTGAATCGTGCAGCTGAAGGTTTTCAGAATCTCTTTACTGCTGTGGAGGATCATTTTGAGTTGTGCCTGGCCAAGTGTAGGACATCTTCACAA AGTGTCCAGCATGAGAACACTTACCGAAACCCTCAAGCAAAGTACTGCTACGGCGAGAGTCCTCCGGAGCTCCTTCCTGTATAA
- the spring1 gene encoding SREBP regulating gene protein isoform X1: MMVLRRLLRKRWVLGVVFGLSLIYFLTNTLKQVLKQEERPIRDRTLLEVRDSDHRIPWKVRFNLGNSSRQINQCRNSIQGKTLLTDELGYVCERKDLLVNGCCNVNALSTRQYICKSCLANGCCSIYEYCVSCCLQPDKQPLLERFLNRAAEGFQNLFTAVEDHFELCLAKCRTSSQSVQHENTYRNPQAKYCYGESPPELLPV, translated from the exons ATGATGGTGCTGCGCAGGCTGCTGAGGAAGCGCTGGGTGCTCGGGGTCGTGTTCGGGCTGTCGCTCATCTACTTCCTCACCAACACACTCAAACAGGTACTCAAACag GAGGAGCGACCCATACGGGATCGCACACTTTTAGAAGTTAGAGATTCAGACCACCGCATCCCCTGGAAAGTTCGATTCAACCTGGGCAACAGCAGTCGACAGATCAATCAGTGCAGAAACTCCATCCAGGGCAAGACTCTCCTCACAGACGAACTTG GTTATGTCTGTGAGAGGAAAGACTTGCTGGTTAACGGCTGCTGTAACGTCAACGCTCTCAGCACCAGACAGTACATTTGTAAAAGCTGCCTGGCCAACGGCTGCTGTAGTATCTACGAGTATTGCGTGTCCTGCTGCCTGCAGCCTGATAAG CAACCTCTCCTTGAGCGTTTCCTGAATCGTGCAGCTGAAGGTTTTCAGAATCTCTTTACTGCTGTGGAGGATCATTTTGAGTTGTGCCTGGCCAAGTGTAGGACATCTTCACAA AGTGTCCAGCATGAGAACACTTACCGAAACCCTCAAGCAAAGTACTGCTACGGCGAGAGTCCTCCGGAGCTCCTTCCTGTATAA